The following are encoded in a window of Panicum virgatum strain AP13 chromosome 5N, P.virgatum_v5, whole genome shotgun sequence genomic DNA:
- the LOC120673499 gene encoding uncharacterized protein LOC120673499: MGQDTGLKREDHYGLGAGPGILQTPRCSNEENESRNRRYHQLKCSESNSGESRLDYVPNFHCKSLPTRRRKMSVEQSAVGKRGSMYQSSSEISRIKKIQEGRRKIDSAFDGDAFLLFDIVDASSRPSTSGAYLHSHRNRRSGAKASVETSRRINRASKDFLDLSFRELPDDNFNLDRPRLDSTLLKNEGGDGFLEISFEKETTEGGPCRHAAPDLLDAQSGKCTETNYQPKTSGCPSENNCGEEGRDSASSSKSMSAKVSSFDGTCPSGSVQHHIIENNAKARSSPFKKMLDPIMKSKSRRSPSLIEKGDPNSITGTGSRKNSMSCKSLLGDFSRTEQASNCQSNGEIQHITSALSPAHLQAVLRLDSKNGVQVLEFCVEGLEESISARNWKTGNELNSTYTFHSGGKRSSAAGRISKDGGWNLPPIVGQLQVSSYLCSEVGKDGRLNNSVITEFVSYDIAHARRIVEKTQCIETPQQPLCSTVDRSISGESPQMLNPMGHKIGRNNSDVSTSCPWSEEDLYPHLEIAATVIEVPFSKDKSKEMKKGSSPCTVKVVTPSGLHGLPSESGAFPSPLLDRWRYGGGCDCGGWDMACPIGVLGNAYDDNWAESITTNAKHPMELFIQGSKEELPALSMKANGKEQFLVDFHARLSALQAFSVCISLLHCSEASIAFSLEKGKHKLYSSSHKLLLEEDVRRLIEAVTAEEKKQQKKSRREKAPPSVVLDPPFSPIGRV; the protein is encoded by the exons ATGGGGCAAGATACTGGCTTGAAACGCGAGGATCATTATGGATTGGGAGCAGGTCCTGGAATATTGCAGACCCCTCGCTGCAGCAATGAAGAAAATGAGAGTCGAAACAGAAGATACCATCAGTTGAAATGCTCAGAGAGCAACTCAGGGGAGTCACGCCTGGACTACGTCCCAAATTTCCACTGCAAGAGCTTGCCAACAAGAAGGCGCAAGATGAGTGTAGAACAAAGCGCTGTGGGGAAGCGTGGCTCTATGTACCAGAGCTCTAGTGAAATTAGCAGAATAAAAAAGATCCAGGAGGGCAGGAGGAAAATAGACTCTGCATTTGATGGGGATGCGTTTCTGTTATTTGACATTGTTGATGCATCCTCTCGGCCGAGCACAAGCGGAGCTTATCTGCATTCCCACCGGAATCGGAGGTCGGGGGCTAAGGCTTCTGTGGAAACTAGTCGTAGGATTAATCGAGCATCAAAGGACTTTCTGGACCTTTCATTCCGCGAGCTTCCTGATGATAATTTTAATCTAGATCGACCACGCTTGGACAGTACTTTGTTGAAAAATGAAGGAGGTGATGGTTTTTTGGAGATTTCTTTTGAGAAAGAGACCACAGAGGGTGGCCCTTGCAGACATGCAGCTCCTGACTTGCTAGACGCTCAGTCAGGTAAATGTACTGAAACAAATTACCAACCCAAGACCAGTGGATGTCCCAGTGAGAATAATTGTGGTGAGGAGGGGAGAGATTCAGCAAGCAGTTCCAAATCAATGTCGGCGAAAGTAAGCTCTTTTGATGGTACCTGCCCATCTGGCAGCGTTCAGCATCATATCATAGAGAACAACGCTAAGGCTCGATCAAGCCCCTTCAAGAAGATGTTGGACCCAATCATGAAGTCCAAATCTCGTAGGAGTCCGTCTCTCATTGAAAAGGGAGATCCCAACTCTATAACTGGGACAGGTAGCAGGAAAAATTCAATGTCCTGCAAATCATTGTTGGGCGATTTTTCAAGAACTGAACAAGCATCTAATTGCCAGTCCAATGGAGAAATACAGCATATCACATCTGCTCTTTCACCTGCTCATCTCCAAGCAGTTCTTAGATTGGATTCCAAGAATGGTGTACAGGTTTTAGAATTTTGTGTTGAGGGCCTGGAAGAATCCATTTCTGCCCGGAATTGGAAAACTGGAAATGAGTTGAACTCTACCTACACCTTCCATAGTGGTGGTAAACGATCCAGTGCTGCTGGAAGGATCTCCAAAGATGGAGGGTGGAATTTACCCCCAATTGTAGGGCAGCTGCAGGTTTCATCTTATTTATGCTCTGAAGTTGGAAAAGATGGTAGGCTGAATAACTCTGTCATTACCGAATTTGTTTCGTACGATATTGCTCATGCAAGGCGAATTGTGGAGAAGACTCAATGTATAGAGACGCCTCAACAGCCACTGTGCAGTACCGTTGATAGATCAATCTCTGGTGAATCTCCACAGATGCTTAATCCGATGGGCCACAAGATAGGAAGAAATAACTCAGATGTATCAACATCTTGCCCATGGTCTGAAGAAGATCTTTATCCTCATTTGGAGATCGCAGCAACTGTAATAGAGGTTCCATTTAGTAAAGATAAGTCCAAGGAAATGAAGAAAGGTTCCTCTCCTTGTACTGTCAAAGTGGTTACACCTAGTGGACTGCATGGTTTACCGAGCGAATCAGGAGCCTTCCCATCTCCTTTGCTAGATAGATGGAGGTATGGTGGGGGCTGTGACTGTGGTGGATGGGACATGGCTTGCCCCATTGGTGTTCTTGGCAATGCCTATGATGATAACTGGGCTGAGTCAATAACCACAAACGCAAAACATCCTATGGAGCTCTTCATTCAG GGTAGCAAAGAAGAGCTCCCTGCCCTTTCCATGAAGGCGAATGGGAAAGAACAGTTTTTGGTGGATTTCCATGCACGGTTATCAGCATTGCAGGCATTCTCAGTTTGCATCTCTCTGTTGCACTGTTCTGAAGCTTCGATAGCATTCAGTCTTGAGAAGGGGAAGCACAAGCTGTATTCCAGCTCACACAAGTTGCTCCTTGAGGAGGATGTGCGGCGCCTAATTGAGGCAGTCACCGCAGAAGAGAAGAAGCAGCAGAAGAAGAGCCGGAGAGAAAAGGCACCTCCATCTGTTGTGCTTGATCCACCTTTTTCTCCCATTGGAAGAGTATAG
- the LOC120673501 gene encoding presenilin-like protein At1g08700: MDPSAASPAPEPAAEDPQSASSVLDSLGAEVLAVMSPVSICMALVVLLISLLSPPSSGSAGGSPPPVTAATLVYLESPNDTPGQKLLGALLDAAVFVALVAAVTFVLVALYYYRCTGFLKNYMRFSAFFVIFSMGGAIAAAVLRRLAAPLDAPTAFLLLFNGAAVGVLSVFASAVPILVRQGYMVALAVIVAAWLSRLPEWTTWIMLVALALYDLVAVLAPRGPLRMLVELASSRDDELPALVYESRPTVGPATSSSSYASAMGSVEMQTMTDSGRAGGSRYDRVEQDEYASHAVVEMRDLGRGRSSIGEMNRSRGSVLQMDNLEREVPVTSAELPSDQGGNSQHAVIQIEQHEEEETAPLVSAASTNNAASDEEHRQSSSSEPLDFEMFESTRGIKLGLGDFVFYSVLVGRAAMYDLMTVYACYLAIIAGLGCTLILLSICRHALPALPISIMLGVTFYFLTRLLMEPFVVGASTNLVMF; encoded by the coding sequence ATGGATCCGTCCGCCGCCTCACCGGCGCCGGAGCCCGCCGCGGAGGATCCGCAAAGCGCCTCCTCCGTGCTCGACAGCCTCGGCGCGGAGGTTCTGGCGGTCATGTCCCCGGTCTCAATCTGCATGGCCCTCGTCGTGCTTCTCATCTCCCTCctctcgccgccgtcctccgggTCCGCGGGGGGCTCGCCTCCGCCAGTCACCGCGGCGACGCTCGTCTACCTCGAGTCCCCCAACGACACCCCGGGCCAGAAGCTCCTCGGCGCGCTTCTCGATGCcgcggtcttcgtcgccctcgtcgccgccgtcacTTTCGTCCTCGTCGCGCTCTACTACTACCGCTGCACGGGCTTCCTCAAGAATTACATGCGCTTCTCCGCCTTCTTcgtcatcttctccatgggcggcgccatcgccgccgcggtgctccgccgcctcgcGGCCCCGCTCGACGCGCCCACCGCGTTCCTGCTCCTCTTCAACGGCGCCGCGGTCGGCGTCCTCTCTGTCTTCGCGTCCGCCGTCCCCATCCTCGTCCGCCAGGGGTATATGGTCGCGCTCGCCGTCATCGTCGCCGCCTGGCTCTCCAGGCTTCCCGAATGGACCACATGGATCATGCTCGTCGCCCTCGCCCTGTACGACCTCGTCGCCGTGCTCGCGCCGCGGGGACCACTCAGGATGCTTGTGGAGCTGGCCTCCTCCAGGGATGACGAGCTCCCAGCGCTCGTCTACGAGTCCCGGCCTACAGTCGGCCCGGCGACAAGCTCTTCctcttatgcttcagccatggGGTCGGTGGAGATGCAAACCATGACAGATTCTGGTCGGGCTGGTGGCAGCCGGTATGACCGGGTGGAGCAGGATGAATATGCCAGCCATGCTGTTGTGGAGATGAGGGATCTTGGAAGAGGCCGATCAAGCATTGGTGAGATGAACAGATCAAGAGGTTCTGTGCTTCAAATGGATAACCTTGAAAGGGAGGTTCCAGTGACTTCAGCAGAGCTGCCATCAGATCAGGGTGGGAATTCACAGCATGCTGTCATTCAAATTGAACAGCATGAGGAAGAAGAGACAGCGCCTCTGGTGTCGGCAGCATCTACCAACAATGCAGCTTCAGATGAGGAGCATAGGCAAAGTTCATCCTCGGAGCCTCTGGATTTTGAGATGTTTGAATCTACCAGGGGCATCAAGCTGGGCCTTGGTGATTTTGTTTTCTACAGTGTGCTTGTTGGGAGAGCTGCTATGTATGATCTGATGACGGTGTATGCATGCTACCTTGCCATCATTGCTGGACTTGGCTGCACCCTTATCTTGCTGTCGATATGCCGGCACGCACTGCCTGCACTCCCGATATCTATTATGCTCGGAGTGACATTCTACTTCTTGACGCGGTTGCTGATGGAGCCATTTGTGGTTGGTGCCTCAACAAACTTGGTGATGTTCTGA
- the LOC120673506 gene encoding histidine biosynthesis bifunctional protein hisIE, chloroplastic-like: MAAAPAAAPARALVSSSSSPSRGVHFCSGTSHPNLRAAAASASAPGWRRRDPAVSVAAGSAQSALGALAVDPKVDTLLDSVKWDSKGLAVAIAQNVDTGAILMQGFANKEALAKTISTKKATFFSRSRSSLWTKGETSMNFINVHDIFLDCDRDSIIYLGKPDGPTCHTGAETCYYTSVYDALQGSKPNEDRQVTITLYSLEDTISRRQEEATDGSGKPSWTKKLLLDNQLLCSKIREEAGELIQTLLENEDQSRTASEMADLLYHAMVLLRVKDVKMEEVLEVLRKRFSQSGIEEKASRNKS, from the exons atggcggcggctccggcggccgcaCCGGCTCGCGCCCTcgtgtcctcctcctcgtccccgaGCCGCGGCGTCCACTTCTGCAGTGGGACGTCACACCCCAAccttcgcgccgccgcggcctcggcttCGGCCCCGGGATGGCGGCGCAGGGACCCGGCTGTCTCCGTGGCGGCCGGCTCCGCTCAGTCTGCGCTAGGAGCGCTAGCCGTCGACCCCAAG GTTGACACATTACTAGACAGTGTGAAGTGGGACAGCAAAGGGTTGGCcgttgctattgcacaaaatgTGGATACTGGAGCCATTCTTATGCAGGGGTTTGCCAACAAAGAAGCCCTTGCAAAAACTATATCAACCAAGAAAGCTACATTCTTTAGCCGCTCGCGGTCTTCGTTGTGGACAAAAGGGGAGACATCCATGAACTTCATTAATGTGCATGACATTTTCCTGGATTGTGACCGTGATTCT ATAATATACCTTGGAAAGCCTGATGGACCTACCTGCCACACAGGAGCAGAAACCTGTTATTATACTTCAGTTTATGATGCTCTACAAGGTTCGAAG CCCAACGAAGATAGGCAGGTCACAATAACCCTATACTCACTCGAAGATACGATTAGTAGACGGCAGGAGGAGGCGACTGATGGAAGTGGCAAGCCATCATGGACAAAAAAATTACTGCTTGATAACCAGCTGCTGTGCTCAAAAATACG TGAAGAAGCAGGTGAACTGATCCAAACACTGCTGGAGAATGAGGACCAATCTCGCACGGCTTCGGAGATGGCTGATCTGCTGTACCATGCAATGGTGCTGCTCAGAGTCAAGGATGTGAAGATGGAAGAAGTCCTTGAGGTCCTGAGGAAGAGGTTTTCGCAGTCTGGTATCGAGGAGAAGGCCAGTCGCAATAAATCTTAG
- the LOC120674598 gene encoding uncharacterized protein LOC120674598 — MGKGFTGRASPQARWANPRHKPVNRRNSARIDEAALRGLPTGPSGAAEPAKRRGTGERGPGSSGRGGGAVEAVRLRAGVARSSHGITVRLCAVATGCRRIHAFPPQPRPLHRLRAHGLHLPCRPEHGSWLLSCCHHSYGPTFVAAPIPSQIRSSNFDAPASKVALASVGQILQLLEGGPRFSMLWYRLAYYHFGGHKRERVLDVT; from the exons ATGGGCAAAGGATTTA CGGGGCGGGCTTCGCCGCAAGCCCGCTGGGCAAACCCGCGCCATAAGCCCGTTAATCGCCGCAATTCAGCCCGCATAGATGAAGCAGCGCTACGCGGCTTGCCAACGGGGCCCAGCGGCGCCGCAGAGCCCGCAAAAAGAagg GGTACGGGAGAGAGAGGTCCGGGTTCGAgcggtcgaggcggcggcgccgtcgaggcCGTCCGCTTGCGCGCGGGTGTAGCACGCTCTAGCCATGGCATCACCGTCCGCTTGTGTGCCGTCGCCACTGGTTGCCGGCGGATCCACGCCTTCCCTCCTCAACCACGCCCCCTTCACCGCCTTCGAGCTCATGGTCTCCACCTTCCCTGTCGCCCGGAGCATGGTTCCTGGCTTCTCTCCTGCTGCCATCACTCCTACGGTCCTACCTTTGTTGCGGCACCCATCCCCTCCCAG ATACGGTCCTCGAATTTTGATGCTCCCGCTAGCAAGGTTGCTCTTGCCTCCGTTGGTCAAATCTTGCAACTGTTGGAAGGAGGACCACGGTTCTCCATGTTGTGGTATAGATTAG CTTATTATCACTTTGGTGGCCATAAGAGAGAAAGAGTGCTTGATGTCACTTAG
- the LOC120673504 gene encoding E3 ubiquitin-protein ligase SIRP1-like, whose protein sequence is MAEPEGAGRYWCHMCAVAVRPAEGEPEMKCPHCHSGFLEEMETAHSAAAADGGEGGGALTEVDPGADRPSSIWAHAILSTVDSSVRRRRSRRQQEPGGFLHDWDEHDFTRRRRRVTAFLRLLHELRERQLQRLEAAADVAIEGDQLTPFGRSLFIGAAGGGGEHGVALGDYFLGTGLDALVQQLTEGDPGRQGTPPAKKEAVEAMPTVEIAGGNGDDAASCPVCLEDYAPGERAREMPCRHRFHANCIVPWLEMHSSCPVCRFQLPADDDNKSSCGSGPDGGGYVSVDADHEGNDNGGGGDGRAGSAGNAEPERIGVAVVDAEESNRRLPATIQWLNSMFSPSGGSSSSSSQHWED, encoded by the coding sequence ATGGCGGAGCCGGAGGGCGCCGGGAGGTACTGGTGCCACATGTGCGCCGTGGCGGTGAGGCCCGCGGAGGGCGAGCCGGAGATGAAGTGCCCGCACTGCCACAGCGGCTTCCTCGAGGAGATGGAGACGGCCcacagcgcggccgcggccgacggcggcgaaggcggcggcgcgttgACCGAGGTGGACCCCGGCGCTGACCGCCCGAGCTCCATCTGGGCGCACGCCATCCTCAGCACGGTGGACAgctccgtccgccgccgccgcagccggcgccagCAGGAGCCCGGTGGCTTCCTCCACGACTGGGACGAGCACGACTtcacgcggcgccggcgccgcgtcaCCGCGTTCCTGCGCCTCCTGCACGAGCTCCGGGAGCGCCAGCTGCAGCGCCTGGAGGCGGCCGCCGACGTCGCCATCGAGGGCGACCAGCTGACCCCTTTCGGCCGGAGCCTCTTCATCGgcgccgctggcggcggcggcgagcatggcGTGGCGCTGGGCGACTACTTCCTCGGCACCGGCCTCGACGCCCTGGTGCAGCAGCTGACCGAGGGTGACCCCGGCCGCCAGGGCACGCCGCCGGCCAAGAAGGAGGCCGTCGAGGCGATGCCCACCGTGGAGATCGCGGGGGGCAACGGCGACGACGCGGCCAGCTGTCCGGTCTGCCTGGAGGACTACGCGCCTGGCGAGCGCGCCCGGGAGATGCCCTGCAGGCACAGGTTCCACGCCAACTGCATCGTGCCATGGCTCGAGATGCACAGCTCCTGTCCCGTCTGCCGGTTCCAGCTGCCGGCCGACGACGACAACAAGAGCTCATGCGGCAGTGGCCCCGACGGCGGTGGCTATGTCAGCGTCGATGCTGATCATGAAGGCAAcgacaatggcggcggcggggatggcaGGGCAGGCTCTGCTGGCAATGCCGAGCCAGAGCGCATCGGCGTTGCCGTTGTGGACGCCGAAGAGAGCAACAGGCGGCTGCCGGCGACCATACAGTGGCTCAACAGCATGTTCTCGCCgtccggcggcagcagcagcagcagctctcaGCATTGGGAGGATTGA
- the LOC120673503 gene encoding pyruvate kinase, cytosolic isozyme-like, whose product MAAAAAAGGEPAWGEAPAGRRRPKTKIVCTLGPASRSVEMISRLLRAGMSVARFNFSHGSHEYHQETLDNLHAAMERTGILCAVMLDTKGPEIRTGFLKDGKPVQLKKGQEITVSTDYTIKGDEKMISMSYKKLAVDLKPGSVILCADGTITLTVLHCDKEQGLVRCRCENTSMLGERKNVNLPGVIVDLPTLTDKDKEDILKWGVPNKIDMIALSFVRKGSDLVEVRKVLGEHAKSIMLMSKVENQEGVANFDDILANSDAFMVARGDLGMEIPIEKIFFAQKVMIFKCNIQGKPVVTATQMLESMIKSPRPTRAEATDVANAVLDGSDCVMLSGETAAGAYPELAVQTMAKICLQAESCVDYGAVFKSIMASAPIPMSPLESLASSAVRTANSAKAALILVLTRGGTTARLVAKYRPSMLILSVVVPELKTDSFDWTCSDEGPARQSLIVRGVIPMLSAATAKAFDSEATEEAVGFAIENAKAMGLCNSGESVVALHRIGTASVIKLLTVN is encoded by the exons atggcggcggcggcggcggcgggcggcgagccggcgtgGGGGGAGGCGCccgcggggcggcgccggcccaaGACCAAGATCGTCTGCACGCTCGGCCCGGCCTCGCGCTCCGTCGAGATGATCTCGCGCCTGCTGCGCGCCGGCATGTCCGTCGCGCGCTTCAACTTCTCCCACGGCTCCCACGAGTACCACCAGGAGACGCTCGACAACCTCCACGCCGCCATGGAGCGCACCGGGATCCTCTGCGCCGTCATGCTCGACACCAAG GGTCCCGAGATCCGAACTGGATTTTTGAAAGATGGGAAGCCTGTTCAATTGAAGAAGGGTCAAGAAATCACAGTTTCCACAGATTATACCATTAAGGGTGATGAGAAAATGATATCGATGAGCTACAAGAAGCTTGCGGTGGATCTGAAACCAGGCAGTGTCATATTGTGTGCTGATGGTACCATCACTCTTACTGTGCTTCACTGTGATAAAGAGCAAGGCTTGGTTCGCTGCCGTTGTGAGAACACTTCTATGCTTGGTGAGAGGAAGAATGTTAATCTTCCAGGAGTTATTGTTGATCTCCCAACACTCACTGACAAGGACAAGGAGGATATCCTTAAGTGGGGTGTCCCAAACAAGATTGACATGATTGCCTTGTCGTTTGTTCGCAAGGGTTCGGATCTTGTGGAGGTTAGGAAGGTACTTGGCGAGCATGCCAAGTCCATAATGCTGATGTCAAAG GTTGAGAATCAAGAGGGAGTAGCTAACTTTGATGATATCCTGGCAAACTCTGATGCGTTTATGGTGGCAAGAGGTGATTTAGGGATGGAAATTCCTATAGAGAAGATTTTCTTTGCGCAAAAGGTGATGATTTTCAAGTGCAACATTCAGGGCAAGCCTGTTGTTACTGCCACTCAGATGTTGGAATCTATGATCAAATCTCCTCGCCCTACTCGAGCAGAAGCAACTGATGTTGCAAATGCAGTGCTTGATGGCAGCGACTGTGTCATGCTTAGTGGGGAGACAGCTGCTGGAGCATATCCAGAGCTGGCTGTGCAGACTATGGCCAAGATCTGCTTGCAAGCGGAGTCTTGTGTTGACTATGGTGCTGTTTTCAAATCAATCATGGCCTCAGCTCCAATTCCAATGAGCCCATTGGAGAGCCTTGCATCATCAGCTGTCCGCACAGCGAACTCTGCCAAGGCAGCACTGATCTTGGTCCTGACCAGGGGAGGAACAActgctaggcttgtggccaagtaTAGGCCATCCATGCTGATACTATCTGTCGTGGTTCCAGAGCTGAAGACCGACTCCTTTGACTGGACCTGCAGCGATGAGGGGCCAGCAAGGCAGAGCCTCATTGTGAGGGGTGTGATCCCAATGCTTAGTGCCGCCACTGCCAAGGCCTTCGACAGTGAAGCCACTGAAGAAGCTGTCGGTTTTGCCATCGAGAATGCAAAGGCTATGGGGCTATGCAACAGCGGCGAGTCTGTTGTGGCCCTGCATCGGATCGGGACTGCATCCGTCATCAAGCTCTTGACTGTGAACTAG
- the LOC120673505 gene encoding uncharacterized protein LOC120673505, producing the protein MHVIHLYPSIKKVLFRVGKEGKGVEALGAQTMLRVFTSFEFVFLLHMMNEIFGYTNDLCNALQKREQDIVNAMDLLELTKLELDVLRRDAGWEEFIKNVTSFCQKHKVKVVDMDGKYIPIQRSAKFYRGATNYHRFHADMFLGVIDRQLQELNSRFDEVNTELLRCMAAFNPANSFSAFDNEKLVKLAGFYPHDFDFQERNQLRFQLHNYINDVRNDENFKNLRSLADLSIMLVKRDMVSRYDIVYKLLKLVLVLPVATAGVERIFSTMNTIKNKLRSKMGHDFLNNCLTTFIEREFFLQAKDEDIINYFQAMKDRKVNL; encoded by the coding sequence ATGCATGTGATTCATTTGTATCCTTCAATCAAGAAAGTGCTTTTTAGAGTTGGGAAAGAAGGTAAAGGGGTTGAGGCATTAGGAGCTCAAACTATGCTCAGAGTATTTACCTCATTTGAGTTTGTTTTTCTGCTCCACATGATGAATGAAATATTTGGATACACAAATGACTTATGCAATGCTTTGCAAAAGAGGGAGCAAGATATTGTAAATGCAATGGATCTTCTTGAGCTCACAAAGTTGGAATTGGATGTTTTGAGAAGAGATGCTGGATGGGAAGAATTTATTAAGAATGTCACTTCTTTCTGTCAGAAGCACAAAGTTAAAGTTgttgatatggatggaaagtatATTCCTATTCAAAGATCAGCTAAGTTCTATAGAGGTGCCACAAATTACCACAGGTTTCATGCTGATATGTTTTTGGGTGTCATTGATAGGCAACTTCAGGAGCTGAATAGCAGGTTTGATGAGGTAAACACAGAGCTACTTAGATGTATGGCAGCATTCAATCCAGCTAATTCTTTTTCTGCCTTTGATAATGAGAAGTTGGTTAAGCTTGCCGGGTTCTATCCTCATGACTTTGATTTTCAAGAGAGGAACCAACTTCGTTTTCAACTACACAACTATATTAATGATGTGAGGAATGATGAGAACTTCAAAAATTTGAGAAGTCTAGCAGACTTGTCTATAATGCTAGTTAAAAGAGATATGGTTTCTCGGTATGACATTGTGTACAAACTTCTCAAATTGGTTCTAGTTCTTCCTGTTGCAACTGCTGGTGTTGAGAGGATTTTTTCTACAATGAACACTATCAAAAACAAGTTAAGAAGCAAGATGGGACATGATTTTTTGAATAATTGTTTGACCACATTCATTGAAAGGGAATTCTTCTTGCAAGCGAAGGATGAGGACATCATCAATTATTTTCAAGCTATGAAGGACCGAAAAGTTAACTTGTAA
- the LOC120674599 gene encoding zinc finger MYM-type protein 1-like — MQIVIFQGQSTSGSGRNTIPLEAERDEQQQQPPANPSIIKDDESMPIDESDSGDVDDSNYNIEHDPGLRPPISSYPVKYCFVCYLFKDSSKYPGGDAFVNEGFRNWNMKCRIRRHVGAINSAHNEAEEKYNLFMKPRTSIRESIGSNSAYFKAQYLARLTWSLKCIRYLLRQGLAFRGHNEGKDSNNQGNFRELLAWLAGNFEEVNMVVLENAPHNCQMIDHKIQKQLIAACAHETTKFIIEELGDECFAILADESSDAYQQEQLALCLRYVNKNGEPVERFLGLVHVEDTTSLTLKQAIQSLLIKYQLPLSKIRGQGYDGASNMKGHVNGLKKLIMEESSSAYYTCLARKSACFA, encoded by the exons ATGCAGATAGTGATATTTCAAGGACAGAGTACCAGTGGGAGTGGGAGAAACACCATACCTCTTGAAGCAGAGAGagatgagcagcagcagcagccaccagcTAATCCCTCAATAATTAAAGATGATGAATCCATGCCTATAGATGAATCTGACTCCGGCGATGTAGATGATAGTAATTATAATATAGAGCATGATCCGGGATTGAGGCCTCCTATCTCAAGCTATCCTGTCAA ATATTGCTTTGTTTGCTACTTGTTCAAGGATAGTAGCAAATATCCTGGTGGAGATGCTTTTGTTAATGAAGGTTTTCGAAATTGGAATATGAAGTGCAGAATTCGTAGGCATGTTGGTGCTATCAATAGTGCTCACAATGAAGCTGAGGAGAAATATAATTTGTTCATGAAACCTAGGACTTCAATTCGTGAGTCTATAGGCTCAAACAGTGCATATTTCAAGGCTCAGTATCTAGCTCGTTTGACATGGTCACTAAAGTGCATAAGGTATCTTTTGCGTCAAGGGTTAGCTTTTCGTGGTCATAATGAGGGAAAGGATTCAAACAATCAAGGGAACTTCAGGGAACTTTTGGCTTGGCTGGCAGGGAATTTTGAAGAAGTTAATATGGTGGTTCTTGAAAATGCCCCACACAATTGCCAGATGATTGACCACAAGATTCAGAAACAACTTATTGCTGCTTGTGCTCATGAAACAACCAAATTTATTATAGAGGAACTTGGTGATGAATGCTTTGCCATTCTTGCTGATGAGTCTAGTGATGCCTACCAACAGGAACAATTGGCTCTTTGCTTGCGTTATGTCAATAAAAATGGAGAACCTGTTGAGCGGTTTCTTGGTCTTGTGCATGTTGAAGATACTACTTCATTGACTCTTAAACAAGCAATTCAGTCGTTACTTATCAAATATCAGTTGCCTTTATCCAAGATACGTGGTCAAGGGTATGATGGAGCTAGTAATATGAAAGGTCATGTCAATGGTTTGAAGAAATTAATTATGGAAGAGTCATCTTCTGCATATTAT ACATGTCTTGCAAGAAAATCCGCATGCTTCGCATAG